In Myripristis murdjan chromosome 23, fMyrMur1.1, whole genome shotgun sequence, the DNA window GGCGGCCATCTTGAAATTAGGCCTTTCTCATGGTCAGATTTTGGTAGACTTTTAGTATGTCATTAAGGTCACCTAATACCACAATAATCAGCTGAAAAAccttttgttgtaatttttttaggGTCAAACCATATTTGCAGCCGTCTATACGGACGATGCCATGTTGAGGCAAagcatggatttttttaaagagttgTAAGGAATATCATATGCTCCTTTCCTTTTCAGAGAGACAGTGTCAGACTGCACatcatttgcatgcatgtagCTTTACCAGACCTCCAATGAAAGTGACAAATGTTTCCACTGTTCATAACAGTTTTCATAACAAAAAATCTCAAAGATCTGAGACAGAAGGGTCATtacatgtcatttcaccaaattttcaggacatcccacacacttgggtctcaaaaaatactgaaaaattcaccagttgttccttatttatccaatagagACACTGTAaatttttagtttgctcggatggatactttttgagatatggccaatttagtgaggggcgtgtgtgtcgattttggtgagATTTTTGcgtgtccttatttttcctccattttcaggtgtcaatatctcaggaactacaccacataggaaactgaaatttggtacaatATGACACCTcaacctactctctcagaatatacaaaatatatacagaatatagaccattttggtgtgattatcttcaaaattgaaaaaataaagaatgggcactttactgcacggtaaagtgcccattctgtgtgacattttacaatttttcaattttgaagataatcacaccaaaatggtttcaatttgtaaagtagtcagttttatgcatattttatgtatggtgaaattcagagtgggtactttactgtggaaatttggaagcgaaaacccaaactgtatgaatgtgcagcttaagagatttggtaaaaagttcatgaaaatgttgatgttttgacaaataaatgcatttctggtgcaatggtcattgtattttaggttaataatgaccaaataacaaactctaaatgaatataagacacaaacgcaagctacaatggtctgatattgaggaatttcaatatttgcGAGaggtgaaatagccccatgtttgagataacaaaaaaaaaaaaacaacttacataaaggaaaaaatgttttatatcccaagaaagagcaagctttgaactttaaattaaaacagagatcagattttttaagatattcccacatgcagttatgggccaatgaaaatctgacatgaaaattttttggggatttggagaagctgccatccagaaaccgatgcatatatctgactaaccattaataCTTTGAACAggccatgtatgtatctcaaagctctgaaaaaaaagaaaaaaaaagaaaatcaagaagctggggcatatacaaagttgttttctgaaggcccaaacatggtcaaTCACAAAAcccatgtaatttttttttccatttttgaggtgcTGGCATGCCTAaaagttatgatgtatgacagatgttgttgtatattctgagagagttgGTAGAgatgtattatcgtaccaaatttcagtttcctatgtggtgtagtttctgagatattgacacctgaaaatggaggaaaaaataaggacgcgcgaaaatcgcaccaaaatcgacacatatgCCCCTCAATAAATTGGCCGTagctcaaaaagtatccatccgagcaaactaaaattttacagtgtgcatattggataaataaggaacaactgtcatttttcagaattttttgagacccaagtgtgtGGGCCATTCGGTGAAATGACGTGGAATGACCCAGAAGTCTTAACATATGGACTCAGTGTGCTTAGCCAAAAGTGTGGCATATAATGGACTAAACTACAAATGTGGGAAGTTCACTGGGGGACTGCCAGAGTTTAGTGAAATCATCCAAATAGTGATATTACAGGGCAAGTTAATCTGCATTGTAAAGAAGCTCAATGGTTGGTATATCGAACACTGTAGTGCTTATGATCTTAATATATCGAGAGGGgtctagctgcagacctccagcgtgaggcatcttccggtgcaggctctcgtctcaggccaacctccagcGTGAGAGCAGGaaataacacacttttttcacaCCTCCTGAGGGAGTCCAGCATTGTGGCCAACCACCGAGAAGAAGGAGACTCCGATATTGTCGTGCACGACCGACAGTTGTGACAGTAAGTGAAAGTCCAAAACATGACGATAGACAAGTTATGTTTGCAGCTGAACTAGCGGCCATCTGCACTCAAACTACCcaatacattacatacattttattgcatgtttacaGTTAAACATGTTAACTGTGTTAACTTAGGGTCGGAAGTTGGGCGGTAGCgacaatttgtttgaaataatttatttgagaCATAGCCTAACGttgggcggcacggtggtgcagtggttagcactgtcacctcacagtgagaaggtcctgggttcgattcccacccaaggtcctttctgtgtggagtttgcatgttctccctgtatctgcgtgggtttcctcccaccatccaaagacatgcaggtcaggtgaattggagaagctaaattgcccctaggtatgactgtgtgtgtgaatgtcagtgtttgtctgtctgccctgcgatggactggcgacctgtccagggtgtttccttgccttcgccctatgagcgctgggataggctccagcaccccccgcaaccctagtgaggataagcagtttagaagatgaatgaatgaatagccTAATGTTGATCAAAACACGACTTTCATTGATTTGAAGGCTAAATTACATCTAGCATCAACAAGTCCCGGGTCAGTTCTCCGCTGTTTTGCGTACATTATAGCTAACCATTGATAAATCAAATAGTGGGTCGATGGATTATCCTATGACTGTTacgatgtttgtatttgtgtagtgtTATCTGTCCTAAACGAGGTAATGGCCTACGTTTTACGAGGCGTGTTTGTGCCGCGGTGATACTGAGACGTCACTTTTCACTCTCCAAAGTTAACGTCACATGCAGTATCTAACATCACAATTAGTCCACAGCTGTTtatattaaccctcctgtcgtgttcacCTCTTGCCCCTTACTTTAGTGTCTCCGTTCAAATTTGACCGGTCTGTTAAACTTCTcttaaaattaacacaaaaaccaTTAATCACCcccaagtttttatttaacactttttttctctgtctttttcataGGACAAAGTGGGGGCCAGGGTacttcatcactgcaaaaaggcCGCAGAGTCggacaaaacaaaccaacacttgTTGGCACCCTCTTATCTGTCTGAGCTCCTCCATCTCCACACCCCCTCCAGAGCCCTGCGGTCAGCTGACCAACTGCTCTTGGTGGTACCTAGGTCCCGACAAAAGACCCGAGGAGATAGCGCGTTCTCGGTTGCAGTCCCCAGGCTCTGGAACTGCCTCCCCATCCACATCAGAGCAGCCCAGAGCCTGGAAATGTTTAAATCCCTGCTCAAAACCCACCTCTTCTCACTTGCATTTCCTTCCGCATAGATCTGCCCCAAGTTTATTCCCTTAactttctctgtattttattctggttctttcaatgcactttttttttctttgttgttgttttacctATGCctgcacttttgtttttactgtgaagcacttatCCGTGCCTGTACAcctgttttttaatgtgcacttatttttactgtgaagcactttggttcagcttagctgttgtaaatgtgctatagaaataaacatgacttgacttgacttgacttgacttgtttTTGGCCAAGGTTTCCCTGTGTCATCACTGTGGGAGAGGAAGAACTGGAAGAGGTTGTGAGGCAGTACAGAGGGCTTTGGGATGAAAAAGAACGTTGCTACCTCGATGACCAGGAGACAGAAGCAATCCTTgaccatttcaaatttaaattagaaaaaaactgaagataTAGGTCGTTTGTGAGGAGATTGCTGGCAACATGACCtacactgaatgtgaaatgaagGAGTAGGCTAATAAGGATGGGTTGTGATAATGGATTTAAGGCTAACAATGTTTAATAAAAGGCTGAATAGAACCAAGTGATTTGGTGTCCCTGTATCCTGTTTTCCTTATTGCtttaattgtattatatttccattttgtatATAAAGTATGTAGTTATtacatattaatttatttactttaattatacCATGAAGATCACAGGTGACTTAGTgcatttcaagaaaatgactgcagttttatcttttcctctctctaaatgctgacaattttatatttaagcatAGTTGAAAATCTGATTGGTGCCAATATTCTTAAGATCTTCAGGTGTACAGTGTATCATTGAAGACATTTAATACaatagaaatttgaaaaaataaggCACTCaccttaaataaatgttatacatGAGCAGTTAAGTTGCTGAACAAATGTGCATAGATTTCTGTTTTCATGTAACTAGTCTTCAGAGGGACTCCAGGTTGACTGTATGTGGTATCTGTTATGCCTTTATGCTATGGCATCTGAATACATGTTGTTTCTTCGATTAAAGGTTAGGTTTTTCTTAGGATAAAAGTTTACAAATAGATGCAGCAggttaaaggtttatttgaaatttcttgtaCGTGCACCTGCAGTTTACCCCATTGGAGGACTAATATTTGATGTTACTGGTATAATTGTGGTAAATGCCACAAATAGAAGGTAGACAACATCAAAAGTGCTTTATATTTAAGAAACTGATGTCTTTCACGTCTCAAAGTTTACTAATATAAATCAGTGACGAAGTTTTCTCTTACAAAATCGAtaacttggttttattttggagtttaTTGAGCTCACTTCCGGTCCCAACCGgcctcacgctggaggttggcttgagacgggagcctgcaccggaagacgcctcacactggaggtctgcagctagatCGTCTTGGAGAGGAATATATCACTAGACAAGGAAGTGAAACTTATTGACTAAACTTACTGAGTCACAAGAACTAGCCTACATGATACATACCCACTAGCAGACTACAAAATTGTAGGGATGCGTCTTGTCACACTGAAAAGATATATCCATGTTTAAAGGGTCAAGCCTCTGAATGTGATAAGTTATtttattaacagttttttttttttacctttgtttttatttatatgtacatacatgtatgtgtaggttctatacatgtgtatatatgaagagttcatttgcaaaaacagatatctccatttcaatttattaaacctttttaaacttttttgattttttttttaaatttactttatatttatttctattttttatatgtttatttagtctcgcataatgtttattatcttaaatcatgctttgtgtgtgtgtatgtgtgtgtgtgtgtgtgtgtactccaagcagtatcagtgaaaaaggtgtattcattttaagaatggcttttatctgtttttgcaaatgaactcttcatatattttatattgtaaattGTACTAATGTACTGTCTCTTCTATTTTCTGCTCTTTGTACACATGGCGTCCATGTGAAAAAGATTAACATTGTATAAATGTTAAACAATGTTATACCTGTATAAATTAAGAttaaatagaaagaaaaatggaaataaataaataataataataacaacttgCCCGTGGTATTTTGTAAGCCTCTacggtgcaaaaaaaaaaaaaacctcatagGGGAGTATGATACAAAAGCCCATTTTAATAACCACCTCAGAGGACATTGCGGACTGACTAACCTGCCCTGTGCAGCTTGACTTCGGGGTTCAGAACGATGTTGAGCAGGTTCCTCTGGCGGCACATCTCTTTCTCTGACTGGTGAACTTTGTCCTCATATTCCGCTACGGTTTTCTCAAACAGCCCTAAAATCTCCTCCGCAGCCGCAGTTAGCCGCTGGTTGAGCAGCGTTCTGAGGTCCGGGATTTCAGCTATTTCTTTTCTGGTTTCCAGAAACAGCAGAAAGTCTTCAGCAGCAGCGGTGATCCGCTCATGTACCGACACCCTGAGCAGCTGCACGGCACACATTTTCCTGCTTTCTGCGCACTTTCGACTGCCCTCGGACTAAAACAAAAAGCGACCGGGAAAGTAAACACTTCAACGccacacacagcatgaaacACAGCCACCGACTTCCGGGTCGACGTGGCTCATGTTTGAGTGAAGCGGAAAATGCAGAGTGCGCCTCCTACCGTATTGGAGCGGGGAAgacaagagaaacagacaaaccaCAGACTGTGTCAAAAGCTTGGTATAAAAGAGTTCgtcttcaagttcaagttcatttttttgtcattcaacCATACATGGATACACACATAAAGGTGAACCATATCGCTCCCCAGAGTCAGAGGCAGAAAAtcatttaatgaataaataaatgaatgtagtCATTCCAGTGCCTATTAAGATGATGGTTAAAGAGTTATTGCACCCAAAAACAATAGGCCACCATACAGGAGATGTCTTTCGCGGGATGAAATTCAGTTGTTTGATGAATGTTGTAATAGTAATTTTATGTAAAATCTTTTAGATAGATAAATAGCTAGATAactagatagatggatagatagataaatagaaagaaaaatgcCCTCCCTATGTCCcaacacatacactactcacaaaaagttagggatattcggctttcgggtgaaatttcaggatgaacctaaaatgcattataacctttacaggtgaacttaatgtgaccttctgtaaacttttgaatgcacatgtccaactgttcaatgtttcagtactttttgcacaagctgctgttctctaacaaggagtttaacggcaaaattcacaacaggtgtttgatccatgaatcgaccaataaatttcctggttcaattagaattggtatttaaacagtcctcctcattatgctgttcacattttgacatcatgagaccacgACGAcgcctaacaattgatcagcagcacctcgccattgtgaggcttcaaacaggatgttctcagacggaagtggccactgagcttagagtgtcacagagtgtcatcagcaggttgcaacagagatacagagagactggaagagtcacagaaaggcatagaaatggacgtcctttggccacatcccacactgatgaccgcttcattgtgaacagtgccctgcggaaccggatgatgaatgccactcaactccaggtaCGTTTAAGGAAGGTGAGAGACACCCAAGTGTCAcatcagaccattcgaaaccgtttacatcagcatggtctgcgtgctagatgacctgcaagggtacctgaccacaccaccaggcacaggtgtcatcgtcttgcatgggccagggagcatttacgctggacgagggaccagtgggcctcagtgctgttctctgatgaaagccgattcatgttgagtagaaatgatggccgccaacgatgttggagacgtcaaggagagcactatgcatcagccactgttgtcaacagatgagcctttggtggtggtggtgttactgtgtgggcaggtgtgtctagtcaatacagaactgccctaatggtacagtgacaagcccatactacctgaataacatcattaatccagtcattgtgcccctgcatgaacaacacaggcctaatttcatcctcatggacgacaatgctccagctcatcgaggtcgtatcattagggaacggttgctggagactgggttacctcagatggagtggcctgcactttctccagacctgaatcccatagaaaacctatgggatcagctgagtcgccgtgtagaggctcggagctctgtaccccagaacctcaatgtcctgagggccgcccttcaagaagagtgggatgccatgcctcagcagacaataactcgacttgtgaacagcatgagacgtcgttgtcaagctgtaattgatgctcaagggcacatgacaagttattgagacattgacattttttgttgtggtatatccaccactgttgttggcttttgtttcaagaaattgtttgagatgaggaaatcaccagtgcatgcttctacttaaatgccctactttcatgatataatatcactgtagcgtgaactttttacattttccgtaaatttcacccgaaagcccaatatccctaactttttgtgagtagtgtatatatagcCTATGTTTGcgcacatacactactcacaaaaagttagggatattgggctttcgggtgaaatttcaggatgaacctacaatgcattataacctttacaggtgaacttaatgtgaccttctgtaaacttttgaatgcacatcaggtgtttgattctccagctcatcgaggtcgtatcattagggaacggctgctggagactggggtacctcaaatggagtggcctgcactttctccagacctgaatcccatagaaaacctatgggatcagctgagtcgccgtgtagaggctcagagctctgtaccccagaacctcaatgtcctgagggccgcccttcaagaagagtgggatgccatgcctcagtaGACAATAAGTCgaacttgtgaacagcatgagacgtcgttgtcaagctgtaattgatgctcaagggcacatgacaaattattgagacattgacattttttgttgtggtatacccaccactgttgttggcttttttttcccaagaaattgtttgagatgaggaaatcaccagtgtatgcttctacttaaatgccctactttcatgatatatcactgtagcgtgaactttttacattttccataaatttcacccaaaagccaaatatccctaactttttgtgagtaatgTATACTTAAAATAATCAGAGtgtgaaataatttaaatatcatgaaatgttacactacactgtaattaactttattttgaaaaatgaacaccagagtcatcacccgcctgtttgattCTACTGCTGtgcgctcgcagagggagagaaaagggcaagagaaaggtacctagAAAGgaaagattaaatttaatccatttttttgttcaagcctgtgaaaacgaccataatattatcattaatgttaacattgtagggccCTATCATTTCAGCGATCACAGAATCGCTGAATTAGCTCAATAaaatggaatctatttttaacagcatatggcggaatttgacataatttgaatgaaatgctgtttttgtgtggaatatgaacgtgtCTGGggaaattacatggagggaagcaaatctgggtggcacaacccctccagtcgtttcacctgcacctgctggcgctgaagccctcccccacagtttcaaaaaatcctggaggaaaccctgatGGGTCAATTAAATTCCCAAAGTTAAGTAAGATGATTTTATTAGAACTGTTATGTTATTACTTAAAATTAAAGCCTAACTATAGGTAAAAGTACAATCTGTTCTCAACAGTGGTTGTATGTAATGTACTGACCTAATTCAGAGTGAGACACAATTTCgtaaaacagaaatacataGTTTTGGGTTTGTGTACTTTATTAagtcaatattaaaaaaaaaaaaaaaagaaagaaacaagacaCATTGGGTGCAAACACAGCTTGGTGGCTTCAGGATGCTGCTGCTATGGTGATGACCTCTGATCTTCCACTACTCTGATGTACACAGGAAACATGGAGAGAGCCATCCCTGCAATACAATGAAAGgaactgtaaaataaaagaccaaattttttgaaaatttccTAACTGATTCagaaagcatgaaaaaacacCTTTTCATGGTCACTACAGTGTCAATGTCGTGGTTGTTTTCTCTGGGCTCCAGATCTCTGAGGATAATCtgtagatcacacacacacacacaacaggtctGGTTAATTTTAACCAATCTCTTTCACATTCCACTTCTTAGCATTTATACCCTACATTTCGGAATCATCAGCCACTCACGTTTCAATATGTCTTTCCTTTACAACAAAGCAAATATGATGTTGGTGTTAGATGTCTAGAAACTATCTATGATGGTGTTGGGAACTATTCATATTCAGGGGCATCTATTTTTGTAACTTCTCTTGCCCAGCCATCATGATACAATTTGTATagcaaaattaatttttaatttagatTTGACAGACAATATATAAATACAGCTTAAACTAAAAACAATTTCTTAACACCCGGGTGGACtaataaaatgtgacatttgaTAAATCCAGggacaaactgactcaaaataaAGTATTCAAAATTTACTTAAAGTGCTTTAAAGTGCAGATGACATACAGTGGGAagaataattatttgatccccGCCTCATTTCCTAGGTTTGCCCGCTTACTAAGAAACAAGCGGTCTACAATTTTTATGGTACTTATATTTTAACAAATAGAGACAGACTATCAACAAAAAAGTCCAGAAAGAAACACATTATATGAAGGTCataaatttatttgtatttgatcgagtgaaataagtatttgatccccAAGCAAAACAGGACTTGGTATTTGGTGGAGAAACCCTTGTTGGTAGCACAGAGGTCAGGCGTTTCTTGTTGGTGACCAGGTTTACACACATCTCAGGCGGGATTTTGGTCCAGTCCTCTTTACAGATCCTCTCCAAATCCTGAAGGTTAAAAGCTATCACTTGGCAACTCAAAGCTTCAAATCCCTTCACAAATTTTCTATAGGATTAAGGTCTGGAGACTGGCTAGGCCATTCTATGACCTATGCTACTCCTTTGTTGCCTTGACCGTATGTTTTGGGTTGTTGTCATGCTGCAAGACCCATCCACGACCCATCTTCAGTGCCCTGACTGAGGGAAGGAGGTTCTTGTCCAAGATCTTACGGTACATGACCCTGTCCACAGGCCCCTAAATGTGGTGAAGTCATCCTGTACCTTAAGCAGAGAAACAGCCACAAAGCATAATGTTTCCACCTCCGTGCCTGACGGTGTCTAGCATAGGGATATGTACTAGGTATGTTAACGGGCGCCAAACAGGAGAAAGTTAATCCTATCAATTTCTTTTctaaattataaaatatttaaagataCATAATtagtacaaaacaaaacccgatTAGCCCTCCTGCTATCCTAGCTACAAAAGAATATaaacaaaggaacaaaacacCATTCACAGCGAACAAATCTGCATACATGAGATgttaatgaaattaaatcaaaggcaaacaatcaaatcaaatatagGGATGCGGTATATACAAACCAGCTCTCTTGTTCACCTTCCCAACCCAAAGCATAGCAAAGCAAATGTTGCTCAGTTAAATTtcaacaaatacacaataaaccaaaaacactcaaaaacaatcaaattaaattcagtAGTCCCATAAACAGTTTCAGACTAAGTGAAAGGTGTGAGTAAGCATGGTCAGGAGGGTGGACgggtgaaaagagagagagggagagaagcccGGAGAGCGACAGGCAGGGAGACTTAGCACTTAGCTTCAGCTTCTATGGATCCACCCAGGCAGAGAACAGCTTCAGAGCATGCTGTATATGAAGCACTCCAAACATCACTCCTCCCAAGCACACTCCAGGGTacagctcctctcctcagccCAGCGCTTTTTCATCCAGCAAACTACAATTCCTCCTTACTCTTCGGTTGGTTTTGTAGTCTTACTGTTTTCTTAGAGATTTTAGTTCCATTTTCTAGAAACTGGTTTAGCTTTTAGTGATCTCCTCCTTTGTGCTCTCActcctctgtgctctcctccATACACAAGCCAGATTACCCTACAGGTGTGTCCAATTTATCTCCTCTGctcccccctccctttcccctGAATCAATTAAAGGGCTattccactgtttgttttttttctctctgccacagGTGGGGATGGTGTTCTTGTGATTGTTCAGTCaccatttctctccctccaaaCATGACGAGTCGAGTTAATGCCAAAGAATTCAATTTTagtctcatctgaccacatcaccTTCTCCCAAGCCTTCTCTGAATCATTTAGGTGTTCACTGGCAAACTTCAGACGGGCCTGTACATGTGCCTTCTTGAGCAGGGGGACCTTATAGGTACTGCGGGATTTCTATCCGTTACGGTGTAGTGTGTTACCAATGGTTGTCTTGGTAACTGTAGTCCCAGCTGCCTTGAAATCTTTAACAAGCTCCTCCTGTTTAATTCTGGGCTGAGCTCTCACCCTTCTCATGATCATCCTTACTCCCGAGGTGAGATCTTGCATGGAGCTCCATGCTGAGAAGTATTTTCTTAAAGTGACAGGACTAATCTGTGTGCCTCATGGGCACATAACCAGTCTGTGGGAACCAGAATTCATGCTGGtaggggatcaaatacttattttgTTTGATCACATACAAATGAATTTATAAccttttgtatg includes these proteins:
- the LOC115354948 gene encoding uncharacterized protein LOC115354948 isoform X5 produces the protein MCAVQLLRVSVHERITAAAEDFLLFLETRKEIAEIPDLRTLLNQRLTAAAEEILGLFEKTVAEYEDKVHQSEKEMCRQRNLLNIVLNPEVKLHRAGGKKNVQEEPDEGACSSADQSATAEHKAEETLEELADRVKSLI